In Falco biarmicus isolate bFalBia1 chromosome 17, bFalBia1.pri, whole genome shotgun sequence, the genomic stretch aaaataagtaattttatttcccagaagatgcccagcagcagcatctgtcaTTTTGTCCTGATTGCCCTGACTTCTGTCAGTGTGCAGGTTACGTCGGGGCTTGGTGAAGAGCCAAGGCTGCCATCAGATGGGGCTGGTCTCGGCAGGGCTGTGCTTGGTACCTACGTGAGCTCTGATGTCTTGTAGACAGTCTCCTGAACATGTGTCTGTACATGAGAGATGGCAGAAGTGTCTTGGAAGCCTGTTAAGGACTTACTAAAATTGAGGCTGATGTCTGGAACAAGTTCTCCTACACAGCCTGTAGTAAGGGTCAGTCTAGTGGCAGCTCTGGGCGCTCCGGCCACCCCGGTGTGGGATCTGCCAGGCAGGGCGCTCGCATTGGCAGGCATGGCCCCTCCACGgggtgctgggatgcagcaAGTGTGAGAAGGGTGAAAGCAAAAGGATGAGGGCAGGGGTCATCTCCAGGCAGCCGAAACTTTCCTACTGTCTTCCGAGGACGTAATCTGCAGGCAGTTGTTGCCTGTTGAACAGAGGGACAAGCTTGAGCATTGCTTTTGGTAAGAAACCAGGTATGAACCAACACAGGGTCCTTAAATCAGGTGGGATGTAGATGTAGATGTAGTTGTAGAATCATCTACAGGATGAAAGAAGAGCCTGGCCTTTGGATTGCTCACCTGTGGTTAAAGACAGATCTTGAAAGTTGGGGAACTTGGGTTTAGCTGTTAATTCCAGCActgttttctgctctctgcaCAGTGACTGTGTCTTCAACTGCAGAAGAGTCATAAATACATTCAGTTCTGCCCCTCAGCCTTTAAATGACAAGAATCTTCCACCTCTAACACAAAACCCAGTTGGCCCTTTCAGTTGCCAGAAGGCCAGAAGATTATTCATCAGCAATTACTAAATTCATAAATGTTCCTTAAATACTAACAACCATTGAAATGCTTAAGGAATCAAAGCATGGATGGTGAATAAACGTGTGTTTCCTAGCTTGAAATTTAATAGTGCAAAGTTTATTCCACCTTAATTTCACCTTACCAACCTTTTCCTGGCTGAATCATCTTTTTGAGACGGAGAGATGGAAGAGCGAAGTACTGTGGTGTGACAGGATTATACagtgaaaactgttttcaggcCCAGTTTGAGTGGCAGTGGGACTTGTCTCTGCTTTCGCTGCCATCAATCTGGCGTGGGGCTGGCAGGTCACCAGTGACCCCCAAAGGGTATTTTCACTGGGTGTTGCCCCTGTGCAGGAAAGACTTGGGTGGACTTCCAGGGTTACACTGGGAGACTTTTCCTTTGGAATCTAAATTCTGCAGGAACTTAGGGAAACGTCTCCCCGGCTATACTACTTGGTAGCATCTCCTTGTAGCAGTGGGGTTTGGAAGGTCCTTTAGTCTGGTTTGTTAGCTGATGCTGGCAGCTGTCTTCTCCCTTTCGGTCAACAAATCGTCTTACTCCAGAGCAGCCATCAGCTGTCATCTCCCCTTTTTGCCACTGCACCAAGCGTGATGCTGATGTGCCTGATGGACTGGAAACCAAGCTGACGTTTCCTCCAACCTCTTCTGTGCTGGCGATTGACTAAGCACGGGAGCAGCATCCAAGCAACTCAAGGTCCCAGCACATCCAGCTGCTTGTGGCAGGGTTCCGCGTTGTGTTGCCTAGCAGGGAAGACCAAAGACGGGGTTTGTAATCCCTACATGGGCTTGCAAATCCCTGGTCGGATTGCTCTTTGGGTGCTGTTCAAGAGCTGTCCTACACCCCCAGCAAAAGGTTTTGATGCTGAAACTTCCCGtatgcagaaaagcagcacGAGGTCAAGAGTGGATGAGTATTGCCATGGTGGGATCTGGAGAACATGGAGAGGGTGGGATGTGAAGCCCTTACCATATGGAAATGTTACACGGGGCAAAGATAAGAGCATCTTCCCCAGCGCGCACTATCCCTGCACAATGTTAGCTTCATGTAGATGTGTATCTAATTGATTCTCCTCCTTCCAGCAAGGACTGGGACCTGGAGACATTCAGCTTCTGGCGGAAGGTCCCACAGCCACAGGGCTCAGAATACATCAAGGACCTTCTGATTTCCAGGCCTGGGTCCTGCTTGTGGTCAAAATTCAGGTTAACGGCATTCCTCTCCCCAGTTTGGGCTGCTCGTTGCTGAGCAAGAGGGTCAGCTGAGCGTGACTATTAACAGCCACAGACCGTCCATCCTCTTACCTGTGGTTTGATGAGGGCTGTGGGGGAGAAGGAAAGTCGTTAGCGCTTATCCTTGTTACAGACACTCAATGCTAAACCTGCTGTCCAAGCACATGATGGCAAGAATCTCTAAGAGGCTCCTCTGTGTATGTGGCTCATTCTGCTAAGACACAGTAAAAATAGCAAACTAAGCAGGGATTTTAGCCTCAACTTACTGAGGCAAGAGTAAATAAGTATTAAATACCTGGGACAACGTGagggctgtgtgtgctgctgccctgccaatTCTCCTCCAACCGAACAGCCGCTCACTGTTATGGAAGCAGTGAACATCTTAATTATTGTGAAGCCGCATAAAAATGCGGCTTATGGGATGTGACATGTCTTGAACAGTCTGTGTTAATGAAGTAAAAGCCTGTGCAGCATCAGGGACTTGCACCGCATCAGTGAAAAGGCCGTACCAGCTCAGGCAAGGCGAGACCTCTGGTCTGGAAGCTAAAGGCAGCTGAACAGAACCCCAGCGCATCCTCCTCACTGTATTTAGAGCATCGCGAGAGGCAGTGGAGTCCATGCCACTGTCTTTAAACCACTCCGTAGTATACTAAGAAATGCTGGAAATTCAGGAATTTGAAGTGCGGGTGAGGTCGTAGGAGTGATTGCCCAGAAGCCAAGTCCCTGGTTGTCTcttcctgcttccctgggctggtgctggctcaAGGCCGCACCTGTGCAGGCACTTCTCTGGCCTCAAAACGCCCGCTGcttgctgggcagagctggtggctggAGCTCATGCGTCGGCTCGGCTGCACCTTGGCCTCAGCCCAGGGAGCAGCCGGGCATTTCTCCGCTTACAgtacaaggaaaataatttgtgatCTAAAATAGTGGCTTTTTAATAGCCTTCAGCAAAGGGGGATGTCCTTGCCAGCTATGCCTGACGCTGTCTTAGCCCGAGCAGAGGTGACCAGCCATCTGGCTGTGCTGTTCTGATGTCCCCCGCTGGCAGCGACCCAGACAGCCAAGGAGAAACCAGTTTGGGTGGCAGAAACTCCTGATTTCACTcctgagaattatttttagcCCCAAAGCTGGGTTAAAGGGTTAAAAAGTTGGGGAATGGTTTGCAGTGACACAGCAAACTCCTCCAAGCTGGGGGAGGCTGCATGGCCAGTCAATCTGTCTGCCTggaaagggaattaaaaaaaaaataaaaaaaaaaatcaaccctaCCTGTGATGCTTTTAGCTATTTCATGCAGTACTCTTAATCTCTGAGCTGAGAAAAAGGGATGTCATCATCATTCTTGTAATTATAGAGACAGGAATGATTGCTGGCGACGTCGTTTGGTGAGTGGATGGCGGAGTTGGCAGCAGAGCCCAGACCTTTTGCAACCTGGCCCCTGCTTTGCCCACACAGAGATACAGAGACACCCTCCATGGGCACCCTGCTGCGTACCGGCATCCCCGGGCGCACGCCTCCGCGCGTGGGGGCCTTCCACGTGCGAGAGCAGGGCTCGGCTGAGCCCAAGAGCTGGGCTTAGAGCTGCTTGGCTCAGCGCGGGGTGCTGGGCCCGCTGTGGGACGTGTCCCAGCCCAGAGCCGTCTCCCTCgccttgtcccagccctcctgcctgaCGCTTTTCCCTTTTGCCTTGACACAGTGAGAAACGCGCTCTGCAAGTCAGCGTCACCAACCCGGTCCAGTGCAGCCTGCATGGGCGGAAATGCACCGTCTCTGTGGAAACCAAGATTAACCAATCCCAACCGGATTTCACCAAGCATCGTTCCGGTTTCATCCTCTGCGTGCCGGGGAATTAGCATCCCCCTCCACTTGGCGCAGTGAGCCGAGCCTGGAGAGTGAGCGAGCGGAGGAAAGACAGACTGGGGCTTTGATCGCCCTCCCTTTGCCTTGGACTTTTCAAGGCGATTGATTTAGAGATGCTCAGCTGTGACTTGGTCATGCGCCTAAAAAGATCTCTAAAGCTAGAGGTTTAGCAAAGCCAAATTCAGGAGAGGGTTTTACTACCACATGCAACGAAGGCTTAAAATAGCCAGTGACCTGTTATCCAGCTTACAGAACAGGCCAGAATATCAGGAAAGTGCTTCTGAATTAGTctgaaaaaagcatttatagGTACTTACACCCTTTCCCACATTGATTTCTTAAACCCTCTCCAGTATTCccttctgttggttttttttttttttttttgtgggttttttttttttttttttcttattgcaaTATTATGCAGCCTCCACTGGAGGAACCAAAGATACCTGGCTCAGGGAGTCTGGTTCTGTAAGACCAAATCCTGATGGAACCGGAGCCAGATGTGGAAAGGAGGGCTGGCTTCCCATGCCGGGGAGACACTCCGCACTCTTCCAGCCTTGCCAGCATGCATGGAGTTGCAACGGTACATGGAGATGCACCTCGAGgcttgctgctttcctgcccGGAGTTCACTCACACATCAAGGCACCTTGGTCGGAGACAGGTCCACCAGCAGAAAGGAGAGCAGGATTCACAGTGCAgaggttttatgtttttttgaTCCTGCATTGCTTTTGCCTTAATTACCCTCTCCAGTGTCAGAAAATCCAGTGGGTTCCCATTTGGACCAAGTGGCCTTGCAGGATTTTTAGATGATCCACGTGGCTTTGTGTTACTCCCAGCACTGAGGTTCAGGGAGGGCTCAGGACCCGCTGCAGGTGCGTTAGTTGAGAACCACGTGGAGCCTGGGGGCTGAGGCCACCGCTGCCTTGCTTTGCACTATGTAACGCTAACTCTGGCACGTCCGTCCACGGCAGGCGAGGGGCAGCAGCACAAACCTGACTCCAAACATCCAGGCTGTTCCCTCCGACGAGTTTTCCTGAGTCTTCCCAGCCACGGTTGGAGGATGTCGGGGCATTGCGCATCACCTCGGCTTGTCTTGTGTCACCACGTCCCTCTCGCTGCGTGGCTCAGGTGACCTTGAGCTTGGTGTTTACAGGACAGCCATACATACTAACAGGCTTTTTATTTCCACTGTGTATCGGGGCTGTTGCTGTGGGTTTTGAGCAGAGGAGGCCATGTGATGCTGCGGGGCTGTTGGAATCGTACGTACTGAGTCCTGGCACTGCTGGTCAGGTCAGGATTTCCATCACGTTGGACGTGGgggtcccagcccagccagaaaATGGGGAGCACTTGTTTAATGGAACATTTTAGGAATCTGAAAGCCTGGAAGAGGCTCTTCATGTAATGCCCCGTTAACAAAAAGCTTCCCAAGGCCATGCCATGGATGCAGGGCACAGGGACAAGTCGCTGCAGCGTTTGTACCCAACCACTGCCACCGAGCCCTGAGGTTGAGGGTGCCTCGGGTGCAGATAAGGCCTAGCTCTGTGTGGAAATGGGACGAGCTTAATGTCTCCTGCACTTTTTGCCAGGGAGGGCCCACGCCAGAGCCCTCCCATTCCCATGGTCCTTGGCCTCGGACCAGCATCCCAGCACGGCATCTGGCCCGACATCCCAGCCACCAGCATTTGCTCCTGGTCAGCAGCTCTGGGATGCCCAGTGGACTGCTGTGCCGGAGGGCTCTGTGCATCAGCCCTGGCCCAAGTCCTCAGGAAGAAGCTCTTCCAGATGCTGGCAAACACAAgtcacccaccaccaccactgggGCCATCAGGAGCCTGGAGGTGACATCCCACCCACGCAGCAGTTTCTAACCTCGCCAAGCACACACACGTGAGCGGCTCAGGACCACCGTGGGCCCCCCGCCTCCTCATGCAATCCCAGCATCAGCTCCTCAGGAGGAGCAATGCCAACGGCACCGCCGTGGGACACCCCAGCTCCTGTTTGTGTCCTCCCAGGGAAGCACCAGAAGGAAGATCCTTGTCATTGCTGTGCCTTTCTATTTGCACTTCTCGCTTTTTGTATCTACTAGTCCAAATGTTCCCCCCAGTAACACTAACCCATAGGCAAGGTAGCGGCGGGAGTTTTAATCAGCACTTTTATACACTATCCCTCCAATAAAATGGTTGTATCTAATCATGATGGACAGCAATAAATCACAGATTTAGGAAAATTCTAATACTATGAGATGGCGATATTGTATGCGAAGATATGTGTCTTTATAAAGTATATTATTGGTTCCTgtctggttttatatatatctatatatctatatctatctatatataaatatatataaaatacatatattccTGGGTTTCCCCCTAAATTAACTATTTCTAAATTGAATTTTGATTTTCAGCCTGGGGCGATAATACaatgaacctttttttttctttttttttttttttttttttgttttgtttaaatcgCTGATATTTTAATGTGTAAAAGagtaggaaaaaaccccaaacctactATAATGGACCTGGGGTTTTGTTTACATAATTCACTGtactaaataaaaaaccccaatcaatTAGTTGCATCCCACTATGGCGGTGCTAGTTTCTGACCAGCGCGGTGGCTCGGAGAAGATGATGCACAGACAGAAAGTGGAGTTTTGGTGTCCCAATAACCTGCTTTTTCACCTCTTGCATGCTGGATGCTCCTTCTCACCCCACGGCTCGCCCAGCgcctctgccagcccccagcgAAGGGGtgacaccccccacaccccaccccccccccacccccccagcactggTAACACGATTAAACCTGCAGCTGTGTTAAAACCCTCTTTCATCAAAGCAAATCCAATTTCCCAACGCTGCGAATGGGCCACTGGAGGTGTGGGCTTGCAGAAAAGAGTCTGCCACGAACCGCTGCTGTGTAATGGATGGtcagtgcatttttatttaatcagcacagtacaaaaataaataaaaataaggggAGGGGATTAAATTACAGGCACACTGAGCCCCATGACACAGTCGGTCAGGTTATAAACCACACATACTTACAAACACactatacacatacatacaaaatgagacaaatataaattaataagtAACAATATCCACCAATTTGGTCAACAAAGATCTACAGAAGAGATTGCACTAAAAAAACGTACGTACACATGTATCATTAGCAGGGTCCAATGTACAGCGATGAAGAGcttcaagtgaaaaataaaaaataaaaataaatggcacaTTATTTCTCCCTCTCGTCTGCAAGTTTAACGCTCGATGGACCAGAACTAAACTAGAACTGTGCACacggagaaaaaaaaataaaacccccaaaaaacttATCAGTCCCCAGGCCTGATAAGGGAATACCAGCTCAAGACTGCAGTATCGGGGTGGTGTCAGGTCTTTGTGCATGGGTGTAATTTGTACAGCCATCTCTTGttaaggtttttcttttgattattatttttaatgttttttttcttttttttttttttaagacacaaAATGCTCCTGTTTGCATGCGCAATACCACTGTAAAAGCAAcaatgaaagaataaagaagggttttttctttctccccccccccccccggttagtagttttttgtggttttttttcttggtttttttttgttctaaaagTATTCATATAGCAGCATGTAGATTCTTTCCTTGCTTGCACACTCAAGTAGATCCTTTACACAATACTCATGATCAGTGCACGATGGGAACAAGACATTTCACATTGATGTCATTATACAGTAGCGGTTATTTCCCTTAACCCAGACCCGCTCGGGAAATTCGAGtctcttcaaagaaaataaataaaggggcgggaggaggcggggggggaggggggcgggggggcggcgagGGCCGGGGCTCCCCGGGCCGTGCCCGCCTCTGTCCCGTTGCCGGCTGCTCCGGCGCCAGAAAGTCACGATCGGCCCCGTTCAGCCGCCTCCGGTGAAGCCTTTAGagcaaaaaatttttttttcttcctttttttcccctcctccttttcctcctttgttttttgttggtttttttttcttcttccccccctACCTGGTCTTTGTCTCGGCTATGCGGTGCCCGGCCCCGCACCCGGGCGCTGCGGCCGCAGgagccggggccgcccccgccgcccgcccgcgaAGCCCCGCTccgctgccctggggaggggtcGGCTGGGGGGGCCACACACGGGACGAAGGGGACCCCTCCTCCACCAGTTCGCTGAAATCAATCTGGTGGCGGAGCCGCTGCACCCCCGGGCCCGCGGGACGGGAATGGGGCGATGGCTTGGAAGCAGCggcctggggcgggggggggggggggaaggggggggggggggggcaaccGGGGGGCTGCGCTTCGGACGTCCCGTGTGCCCCTGCTCCTAGGCCCGGGCCCGGGGGAGCGGCAGCAGCCCCCGCCTctccccgccgggcagcgccgcgggTCGGGGcagcggagcggggccgggggcggcgggcgctcACCGGTCGAGGCCGATGAGCAGCCGGCCCTTCTCCTCGGCGCCGCTCTCCTTCTTGAGGTCGGCGAAGACCTGGGTGAAGTAGTGCGGGTCGGCGTTGACCTGCAGCATCTTGGGGCTCATGAGGTCGATGATGGAGAGGCAGCGGTCCCAGAAGGCCTCCTTACAGCTCTCCACCAGGAAGGGCTTGAGCGGATAGGAAATCTCGTTGCCCATGTACGAGTAGGAGAGGTACAGGCAGGtaagcagcactgcctgcagttCGTGATCGCTGGCCACCTCAGCTGAGATGACGTCCCGGCAGAGCATGTAGAGGAAGACCACGTTGGCCGGCGTGATGAAGCCCTggtcctgccagccctgcagcagcagcgagcGGTCCACGGAGCGCAGCCAGAGCACGGGGTCGGTGGGCGAGAGGTGCTTCAGCCGGTAGCAGCGGCGGCAGAGGAACTCGCCCAGGCAGCGCAGCAGCTCGCTGGTGGACGCCTGCACCACGACCCGGCGCGGGgtagcggcggcggcggcgggcgcggccggCGGCACCTTCTGTGCCGAGgcgagggcggcggcggcggcggcggggggcggcgggggggcgaAGGTGGCAAGGTTGGCGCAGGAGAGCGACTTCTTCAGGTTCTCGTTGTTGAGGTGGGTCACGTTGCTCTGGTAGCCGCCGTTGGGCTGCACCTTCTTGGAGCTCTTCTTCTTGGCCGAGACGGCGGCGATGCGCTTCCAGGGAAGAACCGAGATCAGGGAGTGCCGCTTCAGGCCCTTCTCCTTGGCGTTCTTGCTGTTCTGCACCGCCGTGTAGTGCCCCACCGTGGCCGCCCCCTCCTCGAACAGCGGGGCCTTCCGGTAGCTCGGCGACAGCGACAGCACCGTGCCCATGGCGCCGGCCGACcggcgggccccgccgcccgccccggccccggccccggcccccggccccggccccggcccccggcgcggccccgcgctGGCtgcccgctccgccgccgccgctcagcgccgcgccgcgcctcggccccgccccgccgccgcgcgcGCTCCCGGCGGCGCAGTGcgcgggcccgccgccgcctcgccccgccccgcgccgccacGTGCGCTCGCCGCGCCAGCGGGAAAGCGGCAGAGAGGCCACGCCTCCACTACGCCGAGACCCCGCCCCGCTTGCCTATAACCACGCCTCCTCTACCCAGACCCCGCCCCTCGACCCGCCCTGCGCGGGAAGCGGCGGCCCTCGGGGAGCGCACGGGGGCTGCTGCCGGGGCGAAAAccagggaaaaatataaaaaaggcCAAATTTACACTCGGGATCGTTGCGCTCCCGCCCCACCCCGGCCCGACGCATCTGCCCGTCCGGGCCACCACCGCCGCGTGCGGGGCCTCCGGCGTACCTGCCGCTATGCAACACTCGATGCTTTTCTGGTATTTAGAACTGGCTTTCTTACCACAGCCAAGGGATTAGCTGCTAATTGCTCAAGTGCAGGTTAAACTCTCGCTGGATTATTTCCATTCATCTTCCCCCTCCTGCTTATTCTTTCAAATTCAGTTACAAAGCTGTGTGCTCTGCTGAGTGACTGAAGCGGTTCAAGTAACTTTTTGTGCCTTATGtaatatattcatatttataGATTTATTAAATATCCTTgtttcaaatttatttattttacaaacccttttttttcagtattctaGCTTGGAGATTAATCAGACTTCTTACAGACACCTCAAACTGTTTCTATTCCCAGTCGAAAAAAACCACAGGTTTTTATATTCCCTGGTTTGTAATCAAGTTCAAATGCATTATAAAACAGCTTTCTCTCTGCATTATCTGGTGCTGTGCTTGTCACACTCACTGGGCAGTTGTTGGACCAACTGCTTGGACCAAGTTTAGAGTCAACGCCACAGCAGATCCAGAGCTGAGATTTAAGAGTGATGAGTTTTGCCTCAATATTGCCTccatagtattttatttttcctcaaaattttCTAATGACCCCTAATATAATTTCACATACCAAGCACTTTACTCACTTGTgtaaaatcattaaaaagaaaaaaaccaaccccaccATGATTATTGTATCTATGTATTTTGCCACAACACGggtatgttttttaattataatttccaATTATGTACCAGGGATCGTTTAAATAATCTAATTCTTCTAAATGCTTTACCAAAATACACAGAGGATGGactttgtttcaaaatacaaacagaggggaactgaaaaacacaatcccatttaaaaatcaattaaaactccaaacactttttttttgccGAAACATCAACTTGCATTTTTCACAAGAGCAGCAATCTGTGGCAACCGCAATGCTCCATGGTACAGTAAGCACATCCCAAGCGCTAGTTCTCACCACACTGCCCAGAACAGCTGGAAGGAAGGTGTGTGGGATTCAGCACATTTTCACAGAGGTCTGGCATACAGCACCAGCACACCCAGAGACAGCTttaagaaaagttaaaaaagctAGATGGTCTTGCTAGGAAGCGTATTTGATGGCAACTTCAATCCATATTCCAAGTCTCATGAAAATACAGTACATTATTCCTGGGGGCAAATGGAATGCAGTATCTCCATCATCTCTtttgggaagggggtggggtggggcagaACTGGATGAACATGGCCTGGCACAAAAGGGTTTTTACAGTAGGGTCTGCAAAGCCAGACAAGACGGGTCATCTTTACAGCAGCAAGGTTCAGGCAGTCCCATTCTCAAAAATTAATGCCGAACAAAGAATGATGGAACAGTAACATACGAGTGGTCAGGGCCATCTGGTAATTCCAAACCTCTTCTCTTGTGTACTTAGAAGATCACTTGTGTTTCAAAAAACCTGTTTAGTTCTCCTTAAAgagggttgggggttttttttgaggggtgAGCTCATTGCTTACGTTGTCTTCCCTAGTTCAATTTTCTTCTGGATGGCCTGTGCTGAGTGACAGATCAAGGAATCAATGAGTCCTGCgactaaaaggagaaaaaaaccacagatgCGTCAAGCCAGACATGCCTCGAAGACAGAACAACtctcaaggaaagaaaacacaaaccctTCTGTTAGTGGAAAGGAGTTCCAGCTCCCCCCgcaacagaaaacagctgctgctcagaagaAAAACGACCTCAGCTCATTAGGGCAGATAAGATCCAACTTGCAGGGCAGAGGTGATTATGCTTCTCCAGAAAAAGATCTGTCttacagaagtgaaaaaagaGACAGGCCAAGTCACATGTGCTTACTGATGAGTGAGATGAATTTGGAAAGGAAGCTGATGTCAAGAGCTTTATGCCATGTTACTGCACTGACCCAGCTTGCCAAGGGCATGTTTCCCATTTTTGCTCATTTCCCAGCACCCTTAAAAAATAAGCTACCCTACCCAACGCTGCCCTTGATGGACATCCTTTATCAAAGACTGCCACGTTTACCCACCAaggacacaaagcaaaacaaaccgATGCCTTTAGttctttctgcagtattttcccCAAATCTCTCCAGCACTGAAGGAGCCTAttaattcagtgcttttttgGGACCATAGAAAATTTTAGAATTGGTCTACTGCACCATGAAACCCAGACAACCCTGCATCCATCGGGGCAGCTTTCGCAGGGCAGGAACCCTGAACTCCTGCATGGGAGGGAACACAGGGTGCCAGTGACCAGCAGTATTTTCAGTGCCTTTATGAAGattcatgttcttttttcttttatgcaaCACCTCAATCTAAGGAATAAGTAAGTGATTACTTGGCCCTACCTAAAGGCACACATTGCAATGCTATATAAAGAACAGCCGCTAAAACGGGAACCGAGTCTTCTGTTTATTACTGTAGAATACAGAATGACTGGCCTTATTACTATCTGGTCTTTGAGTGACACTTCAGACTACTGCCTTTTGTGGTTGTCTTGGCCTGAAATTATCTCTACCTCTGGAATAAATTTGATCCTGTGACACAAAAACTGTTACACAACTGATTTCTTTAGAATAGAatagtttaggttggaaaagacctttaggacCGAAGATTAACCTACCACTGCTAAGTgcaccactaaactatgtccctaagtgccacatgtACACAActttaaatgcctccagggatggtgactcaaccacttccctgggccgcctgttccagtgcttgacagtcctttcagcaaagaaatttttcctaatatccaatctaaacctcctgtGATGCAACTTGAGGTCATTCCTttcatcctatcacttgttacttgggagaagagactgacccccacctcgctaccacctcctttcagggagccGTAGAGAGCAGTAatgtctcccctgagcctccttttcttcaggctgaacacccccagttccctcagctgc encodes the following:
- the CDK5R1 gene encoding cyclin-dependent kinase 5 activator 1, which gives rise to MGTVLSLSPSYRKAPLFEEGAATVGHYTAVQNSKNAKEKGLKRHSLISVLPWKRIAAVSAKKKSSKKVQPNGGYQSNVTHLNNENLKKSLSCANLATFAPPPPPAAAAAALASAQKVPPAAPAAAAATPRRVVVQASTSELLRCLGEFLCRRCYRLKHLSPTDPVLWLRSVDRSLLLQGWQDQGFITPANVVFLYMLCRDVISAEVASDHELQAVLLTCLYLSYSYMGNEISYPLKPFLVESCKEAFWDRCLSIIDLMSPKMLQVNADPHYFTQVFADLKKESGAEEKGRLLIGLDR